The Gymnogyps californianus isolate 813 chromosome 3, ASM1813914v2, whole genome shotgun sequence genomic sequence AAATTGGAGTTTGAGAGCATTTGGAGCCATAGGAATGGGCTTAGGTTTCACTTAGgtaatttttcagatttcaacAGTGTCACAGAAGCTGATGGAGGAGAATAACTGTCACTGGGGGTGGTCTGTGGCTCTCTTAGCTTCCAGGGTAGAATGGATAGATTTAGTCATCAATTTTTAATTGAGAATTGAGATTTAATGTGCCAGGATCTCTTAATAATCTGCAGGCATTtaagcaaacacattttacGTTGCCATGGCATTGCAGTTGGACCGCAGTTGCTAGCATACCCTACATGTTTAATAATGCATCCCACTTAAGCAGCTGTGGTTCAGAGTCAGTATTTCCcttgctgttttgttctgaaagcTGTTATTGAAATCTTCGGTTATGATGTTAGTGTCTGgaatattgcatttttcatgtcaaGTAGAACAGACTTGAAAAATGCAGCATtactctcccccccccccccccaaaaaaaaccctccactAATGGAAGTTGTGCCATTTGTTTCAGGTGTTCTTTTGCATGTTATGGGAGATGCACTTGGATCTGTGGTTGTGGTAGTTGCTGCTACAATCTTCCATGTACTTCCTCTGGGGAATGCTCCATGTAATTGGCAGTGCTACATCGATCCAAGCCTGACAATAATTATGGTGTTCATCATCTTGTCTTCTGCGTTCCCACTTATCAAGGAGACCTCAATTATTTTGTTGCAGATGGTTCCCAAAGGTGTTAATATGCAACTACTGAGTAAGTCAAATTTGTTGTTGAAACgctattaattttaatgataCATTTCAATGCATATGTTATTTCTGGAATGACATGTTTGGATTATTTACTCATAATAGCTCTAAATTCTCAAGAACCGTGAGAAATAGTCACATGCCTGTGTCCTAGCAACATAACTCAAATCTCTCTGGATTAGTTAAAGCATGCATTTTGAGAATGTGGTACTCCAACAATACATCAAAAATACCAGGTCTTGAGCTGTTAATTCTTTGTGTGGGATgtttgtgaaagaaacaacattGAATTACAATATTTCCCAACCCTGCAGCGGCTTCTTCCGAAAGGGTTCCAAAACAGCTTACAAATTTCCATTAAGGTTGATTAATTTTGTAGCTCTCCGGCGTTGTTCACACTGGTTAATTGTGAGGTAACACTGGTTATTTCTGGAATTGCACCGTGCTCAGGGCTAAAGAAACCAGAAGATGTGGGGTCTTGGCCAAGGAAGTGGTGCTCTAACGTTGCTTCTATGAACGGCTGGCAAATTGCCATTAGGGAGCCTGAGGGACGGGTGAACCCAAAAGGAAGGGTGGCCTCCTCGTGTGGTCATCTGGAGGCTGAACTGAAGGTAGCTGGGAGTAGACATATTTTACCAAGTacagctcttttaaaaagatagtTCAGACACTGCTGCTTTTGGATAGGGCTCTTAATGAGAAAGCTAGTAATTAGCCAGTACACCAAAGCCTCTAATATCTTTCTCTTATGTCTTCCAGCTGACAGACTAGCTCGTGTACCGGGGGTTAGCAGCCTTCATGAGGTGCATGTTTGGGAGCTTGCAGGTGGGAAGAATATTGCTACTCTCCATATCAAGTGCCAAACCCCTACTGATTACCAAGATGCTGCTTATAAAATACGGAAGGTTTTCCACGAAGCAGGGATCCATTCTGTGACCATCCAGCCCGAGTACATTGACCACAAGACCTCCCAGCTACTGTGCAGCTCACCCTGCATCTCAAAAGCTTGTGActctcagctgtgctgcagtcagCGGGAGCCCCCCCTGGCTAAAACTAATGGCTATACTGAGAAAAACGATAGTTCCCTTTCTGCACTGCATAAAGACAATGGTTCAAGTAAAAATGATATTGAAATCCCTATTGAGTACCCACTGGCAGAGGATAGCATTAAAAACGTGAAAAATTGTGACGTGTCTGATGACAAATCACAGTTGAGCAGTACACGCCTTTAGGCAATTCTCTCTACTCTCTGTAATGTTTTCATAGAGCAAACGTATCCTGGCTGGGAAGGGGGTCGTCGGTGGTTGTAGCTGAAGTTGGTGTGGCAAAAAGATTTCTGTGCTTTAGCTGTAAACCAAAATACACCTAAAACCCCCTTGTATCTGAAATAAGGATTGATATTTCCACGAAGGGCGTTGCGTTCATCTGAGATTTTTCTGATACGGCCTAACCCAGTTCCTTACCAAACTGCGTGTGAATTTCTGTTGTTAGAGTGGATGGGGTGTATAGCTGTCTGCACTGATGCTTGGAGTTAATGGCCAGTGGCACTGGGAATGAAACTCTGGCCTTTTCTGGccttttctgctgaagtcagctgTTTCCTGAAAGCTCTGTGGCCAGTTAACGATTGTACTGGGCTGAAGTACTGTATATTTATAAAGGACTTCAGTAGAGATGCTTTACTGATCCTTAAAACCCATTTTTGCATAGATAGGTCATGTTTAACAGTAATGCTTGTGCTTCTGGCCAGTGGGGTTTGTGAATGAAATTAAGAGTGTCtaagggggaggggaagcactCAGGAATTTTgacttgcattgttttcttGATTGACTCCTGTATTTAGGGACAGAGCAGAAGCTTCTCTACTAATAATACTGGAGTCCTAGCCTAATCACAGATAAGTATGCTAAAGAATAGACTTCTTGtcatgaaagcaaagaaatacttACTAACGTCTGTACTGATTCTAGCAAATGGAAATGCAGGCAGTCATCCAATGAACTTTTATCTTGTTCACTGTTGTGATTGTACaactcagtcttttttttttttttttttttcctcctgacaaTGGACGTTACAATAGCCACGATCTTAATTCATCATTGTGGGGGATGATTGCAGTATCTTTAACACTGAGTGTCTGTCATTATTCATGCTGAATAAATAACCTAATGTGTTTATTATGAACAGTTAAAATTCTGCGGTTCTATTATTAAGACATGATTTAATATTGTATTAATTAAGAAAGTCCCTTTAAAGTTTTATATGCAGTATTATCACTTAGAgggagctttaaaaaaaattacagggaATTTTTCCTGGTTTAGTCTCAATTATTtcttgttggtttgttttaaacGTCTAAGCCCTCCgctctgccctgccttgcccctcctccccctgcccaaaGGTGTATTTCAAAGTGTATTTAGTGACGCAGTTCCATTatctttttgctgcttgctcTTTTTGAAGGCATGCAAGGGTGCTCTAACGAAAAGAAGATGACATGCCCTGTCACCAGTGCTGGATTTGGGTCAGGTGTGCTCTCCAGGTTTCTGGGAGAGGAGACCCACTACCTAATCCACACTGAGTGTGGCGCTTAGCCTCACTGGCTATGCAGATCAGATCCAGAagctttcaaatacattttgctgTCAAAAGCAGCCTTTCAATAGTCTGTGTGGCCTGGGCAGgctattttattcatttattcatggGGACACCTTTAGAAAATAGTGGTGTCTTTACGTCAGTGACATGTTAACAGAAAGGGCAAATTGATtgcctgcctgggctgggaAAATACCAGGACCTCCTTGTAAGGCTGGCTTGAAAGCAGCCAACTCCTTATTAATAAGGACGATTACATTAAGTCAATGAATATTAGAACACACAGCAGGATATTTTGCTGCTCGGAAAATGGTATTTACTGAAGCAGTGATTGCAGTCTAAATAGCACATTTCTAGATTTGTAGTTACCCCTTTTGAACAGATTCTTGGGtgaattaatatatttatagcCTTCCATTGTAGGTTTGTATTACATAAATTAAACTATGCGTTAGTATATTTAAAAGCTTGATTCTGCAGTCTGATTGATTCtgttggcagcagcagaggtgaaaGCAGCAGGATCTTGCTTGGCAGTTATTGCACGAATTAATGTAaatcaggaaacattttaagaatTGTTCTGTCTCTTAAAATCGTGTGGCATAAAGTAAGACAgccctttcttctgttctttttgtcCTTATTTTCATCTATGATGATGTTTAAATGTCGAGGTTTAGATGTAAATAACAAATACATGCATAGGTTTTTTTGAGAACTGGAGTAGAAGGCTCccaaaataacaacaaagtCTATGTGAGAACTTACTTCCCAGATATCCTCTAAAGCAAGCACCCTTTCATAATTACGCATTTGTGTCTTAAATcaggtaatttttttatatatacattttattaaatggtTGAAAGATGGAATGGTATTATTGTTTACTCTGGAATTAGAGAAAACTAGTATGTGTAATGTTGAGGCATTTGACAAAATGGACCATCTTTTTCTTGATCCTTCCAGTGTTTGTTAAAACTGTGGTTATctattttttaagcttttaaaagtgtTGTAACCTGAAAATACAATGAAGTAAcattcttaaactttttttcttgtctggtTGAATGTACTGTAATTGTTGCCTGTgaataaataggaaaatacCAGGGATTATAAAAATTTTCAGGTATAGAAAACAAGCagatttaaaatttgctttatttcttaagcaagcaaaaccaacagAGCTATGTTATTGATGAGATGAaccttgctttttctgtgtagGGACTTTCAGGGTATTCAGCTAAGGTTTCTGACCTGGTATCCTTGCCTTCCTTTGAGTCCCgcaacaaagtatttttctcctctattttAAGCGTGTCACAACTAGGCTGTGCTGGGTGCCCCCTCTCTACTTCTGTAGAAGACTTCATTCCAATCAGTGGGTATTTTGTATTGGCTTATTTCCCTTCAGTTCTTGGCGTATCTCTTCTAGTTCTCTTGAAGTAGGCTTAcctcattttgaaatacagtatatttcagtatttgcCCTTATCTATGGGCGCTTGTTCTAAATCCAGTTTTGTAGTGTATCGCACTGtcaaaaaatctcttttctggcCTCTTTAGcttaattgcttttttcccctccaattCAGTAACGTAAAATTTCTGACGATTGCAGGTTGATTGTGCTACTCTGTCCTCTTCAAGTACTCCCTTGTGATTGCTTTGTTACGGCATTCGGGTTCTCTTGCAGTGGTTGCCCCTATCTGTCCATCACTGTCTGTAGCAAAGGAAATCTGCTTAAAATACAGGTGACTCCCAACTGGTTGTCCAGCTTTTGTGGCCCTCTGATCCATAACCAGTCACACTTGTGACCTAGTTGTATGACAATGAAACGTTTGCTAGCCTTGCCAGATAGTTTTGGAGTAAAAGTGAAATCTGGAATAAATTAACATGTCACTGAATGCTAAAGCAATTTACTGGCCTTCACCAGTCATGGGCCTTTTCTTAAAGTATATCAGTTTTTTGCCACCTTTTCATATGTGCCAAACATGCCAATTTGATTGctagtttttccttcttctgtaaCTCTCTAAATGCAGGTCTTGCCTTTGCTCTtctgtgtaaagaaaaataactgatgcTATTTTTAGGAGTATTGCCTTTGTTTTACCAGGTTTTCAGTTGACTTCCTTTCCCTTGTGTTCTTTGCGATACTTAATTTGACTTGTAGTGCAACcgtgtttttttcctcttaatgtttttcttattctttgtCTCTTCAATAAAAGCAGTATGGTTTTGCTAGCCTTCTGGTCATGGTGATGTACCTATAATATAGTTTAGAAATACCTCTTTTATGCACTGGTTTAATTTTTGCACTCCATTTTATTCAAATTCACCCACTTTCTGTTTGTGCTATGTGATATACTTTACCATTGCAAACCACTTTTTGACCTTGTTGAGTTTTTCCTAttcttcccccctgccctccccgaTTATAATGCTTACTGTCCTAAATGCTCCCTTTTATTCTGAACTTTGAAGGGAATATGCCAGCGTCCGAATTTTCCCTGAAGTGAGGTTCACCACCTGAGGTCTATGAATGGCTTGATGTGAGCTACTCCAAGGACTGTTTTATGTCCTGTGGTCTGTGTAGAAGTGTTGTATAAGTAGTCATCCTgagatataaatatatatatttatatatacttaAATTCTTTATAAACACTCCACCTGAACcaactttttaaagaaggtTGGTTTCTAAACCCGAGAAGGTGTAATGAAATCAGTACCATTTGTTAGTCATTCATTAATACCTTTTAGAGGAAAGCTTGGATCACTAATTGTAAAGCAGGTAAAAGGGATGTTTCTGAAGAGATAATCCAAAAGCTATGAAGATTTCTATAGGTTTTACTACTTACTCTGCTGTACAGTGGAAGCACTTTCTATgttaaatactttatttgaaCAGTGATACCTTGATATGAGGATGTCACTGTATAAGATTGTTACATTTATGGAGTTGTGTTGCTTAAAAGTTTCCtcccatttttctgttcattatgTGATTTAAATAATGTGCCAAAATGTAATTTCCATGATTGCTGAATCAATGAATTGTAAATCTCACTGTGGTTTTATTAACTATTAGTGAAAAATCACTTAAAGTTTTATGTacagttatatttttttcaaaatgaagtttgAATGTCTTGTaaataaagtgtatttttaaataaacctgtTGTTCTGCGCTTGATGTATGTTAGCAATAGGAAGCTTGTGTCGGTTTGGATAATTTTAAGACCTTTGTATGAGTAAAGTTTGTACTTAACCTGTGAGCTTGTTAATGCTGCAAATTTTGTTAGgtatttggaagaaaagggaCAGACACTCAAAAGCTTTTCCTCTGCAAGCAGCTTAGCGTTTCCTAACCTGGGAGTGAATTTAGAGCCCGTCACTCCGGGGTACCAGACAAGGATCTTGGCTGCAAACGTTTGGTGTTTAGCTTCTACTCAACaactctcctgccttctctgtcTTCAGATATGCACCTCTGTGTGTGAGGATGTTGCTGCATGGAGAAAGCTGACTGTGTGTGTAACATCAGGCTCAGGAGAACTTTGAGATTCTCGCTTCTGGGTTTCATGACCTGAACGTGCATGTAAGAAATGAGATGAGGCCTAACACTACAAGTTTATGTGCTGTTTTTGGAGCAGTGGTCATGGAGGTGCCCTCATGTTTCTGTCTCCTTAGCATCAATATCAAGTCATCTGCCAGCTGGGTCCTACCCCCTTGTGTCTGATCCTCCAGTTGTCCATGTACCTAcacattt encodes the following:
- the SLC30A10 gene encoding zinc transporter 10; translated protein: MGRYSGKTCRLIFMLVLTVGFFVAELVSGYLGNSIALVSDSFNMLSDLISLCVGLSTGRIARRSRRGPRATYGYSRAEAVGALSNAVFLTALCFTIFMEAILRLARPEPIDDAQLVLIVGTLGLAVNLVGLLVFQDWGACCRCRRPPAAATPRAVPGGTPTGEANEAGDSPNDQKSPEEGSEKKKEKKSEALNIRGVLLHVMGDALGSVVVVVAATIFHVLPLGNAPCNWQCYIDPSLTIIMVFIILSSAFPLIKETSIILLQMVPKGVNMQLLTDRLARVPGVSSLHEVHVWELAGGKNIATLHIKCQTPTDYQDAAYKIRKVFHEAGIHSVTIQPEYIDHKTSQLLCSSPCISKACDSQLCCSQREPPLAKTNGYTEKNDSSLSALHKDNGSSKNDIEIPIEYPLAEDSIKNVKNCDVSDDKSQLSSTRL